CCGGCACAAGGATCGAGAAGACGCCGACGTCTTTTGCCTTCGCCCGCGCATAGATGGCGTCGGCGACGGCGCGCTCATGGCCGATGGATGACTTGACCGCGAGGATCGCTTGACGAGCGCTGAAACTCAGCGTCTTCGCATCGAAGGCGCCGGGATCTCCTTTCGAGATCGCGTTCACGACGACGTTCAGGCGGTCCCCGTAGCGCGCGCCTTTCGGGCACGTGACCGTGAGGGTGATCTCCCGCTGCCCGTCCGTGATGAGCATGAAATCCTTTTCCGTAATCTTCGTGTAGGTGACGTCCCACGCCTTGTCCTCGACGCCGTACAGCTTCACCGTCCACTCGGGCGGATCCGGCAGCTCCGAGTTGTAGACCAGGTCGACCTTGATCCGGATTGTGTCGTCCTCCGTGCCGGTGTTCGTCACGAGGACGTCGTACTCCCGTGTCTGCCCCGCGGTCAGCGTGGCTTTCTCCTCGTTGAGGTCGAGCTTGA
The sequence above is drawn from the Thermoplasmata archaeon genome and encodes:
- a CDS encoding transcription elongation factor Spt5, with the translated sequence MGLLDDFSRREPPPEAKLGAPPVGHFGVKLDLNEEKATLTAGQTREYDVLVTNTGTEDDTIRIKVDLVYNSELPDPPEWTVKLYGVEDKAWDVTYTKITEKDFMLITDGQREITLTVTCPKGARYGDRLNVVVNAISKGDPGAFDAKTLSFSARQAILAVKSSIGHERAVADAIYARAKAKDVGVFSILVPANFRGYVYVESMNPDRLEEIVRGLRRARGVVKGEGESTGIGFSEIEAYLTPKPIVSGIMEGDIVELVAGPFKGEKARVMKIDETKEEITVELFEAMVRIPVTVRGDSVRVLQKEQER